In Chitinophaga sp. H8, the sequence CCGGGAATGGAGGATATGTCCCATATCAGCCGCCACATACGACCGGATCAGGGTGCCTTTGTCCATCACCTTTCCAATTGATTGCAATCCTTCTGAAAAATGAATACCATCCAGTGCGGTAGGCAGTGATTTGAAAGTGCTGAGCACCCGGTTACCTTCCATGCCCTTTTCAAAAGGTGTATAACGCTTAGGATCAAATGTTTCTGTATGTGCCATTCCTCCGGCCATCCACAGGAGTATCACAGTATCAGCAGTAGCGGCATTAGCGCCCCATTTGCTTTTACCACATCCACTCAGCATACTTGCAATAGGTGCAGATGCGGCCAATGCAGCCAGTGTGGCCGCACTTGATTTTTTAATAAAATCCCTTCTGTTCCAATTGGTTGACATGCTCACATTTTTTGTTGGTTAATAAATCAACTGAAATTCCGGTAATAACGTCATCGCCCATATAAAATCCTGTATCTCCGCTGTTGTTGGTGTACTGCCTAAAGCTTTCTGAGAAACAGCCTGTTCTTCAGGAGAAGGTAACCGTCCCAGTGCATTCCGGTAAATCTCTTTTACCATTACACCTGCATCCGGATACATACCTTTCCATTTATCAGCACCACGTTTAATCGCATCGTTAAACTGTACCCCATTGGTCAGCTCCAAGGCTTGCAGTAAACTTGCCTGGGATGATCTGCTAGTAGAAACAGTTTCCCGGTTAGGGCGCCCCAATGCTGTCAGGAATGCATCATTTTTCACCAGGGCAGCGCGTGCAAAAGGAATTTCCTTTTTAACGTGCTCCGGCAAAAGCGGATATACTACTACACTGTCAGGATATACCGGATAAATAGCACTGCTCACCGCATCCGTAAACTGTTCTGCCGTAAGCCGCCTGCGCAACATTCCGCTAAACACATAATTAGGTGCTACAATCTCTCCGGCCTCTTTCATTCCTGCAGACGGCAGTTGATAAGTACGGGAGGTAAGTATCGTATAAATCAGTTGTTTGATATCATAACCTTTTTCTACAAAATCCACCGCCAGCCAATCCAGTAAGTCCTGGCTCCACGGTTCATTATCCATTACATCTACCGGCTCTACGATACCACGGCCCATCAGCTGCGCCCATACACGGTTTACCACTGTGCGGTATAATCTACCGTCTTTAGGTTGCACGAGGTAGTCTGCCAGTTGTTTCAAACGCTCTTTTGTGATAGCATTGGGGTCAATAATTCCCAGCTCCTTAAACAGCATACGCCGGCCAGCCATTTTACCGGTAGGCTTGTCACAATGATTAATTTCCAATGTAGTATCAGAAAACACATTGGCAAAAGCATATGCATCCTCCAGTTTCCAGTCGCTTACAAAACTATTATGGCAGGAAGCACATTTGAGATTCAGTCCCAGGAATACCTGCGCCACGTTTTGTGCGGCCTGCATTTCAGTGCGCTGGCTGGAGTTAATAGTTCCCCTCCATTCAATCCCCCGTATAAAACCACGGGATTCATTGGAAGGACTGATCAGTTCTTTTACAAAATTGTTGTAGGGTTTATTTTCAACCAATGAAGTGTAGAGCCATTTGGTAATGTCTGACCGGCCGCCGGTAATATAGCCGGTACCACTATAGTCATTACGCAGGGCATCATTCCAGAAAGTAAGCCAGTGTTGCGCATAATCGTTGTTACGGTTAAGCAGGTTAAGTACCAGGGTATTCCGCTTATCCGGTTGCTTATTCTGGATAAAGGCATCTATACTATCCACGGGGGGTAACAAGCCGGTCACATCCAGGTATACCCTACGGATATAAGTACGGTCGTCTACCAGATTATGCCAGCTGATTTTATGCTTTTGAAAATAAGCATTTACAAAACGGTCTACCGGCGAAACGAGATCGCCGGTAGCGGGTGGGAGGTCTGGTGTTCTTGGTTCCAGTGCCGCTACACGGAATACACTTTTTTGTTCTCCCTCTGGCCAGGGAGCCCCTTGTTTAATCCAATAGTCGAGCACCGCTACTTCCTCTTTGGTAAGAGATTTGCCCTTAGCAGGCATTGCCTTTTTGTGACTCTTTGGTAAAAGAATGCGCTTCATCAGCTCACTCTTTCCCGGGTCTCCCGGCACAATTACCACCCCGTTTTCTCCGCCCTGCATGGCAAATGCCTTGGTATCCAGTCTTAGTTTACCTTTTACCTTCGCTTCGCCATGGCAATTATTACAGTTATGGGCAAAAATAGTACGCACCTGCAGGTTCAGGTCTTGTACCTGCACATCCGTTAGTGGCCCGGTATGCCCGGCTAATAAAAAATTGCCCGCTCCCGAAGTATCAGCAGAGGAATCATTACCTGGTATCACACTCGTCAGATAATCTTCGCCATGGGTTAGTCCTGCACCATAATGCCCGGCAATAGTAACACCAACCACTGTGAATGTGAGTAATGTTTTCCGGAAGCGCCATTGTTTTAAATACCCACCTGCTGTAATGCAGGCAAATACCATCGTAGCAATACCCGTCCATTGATGTATGGAAAGTGTATCTCCTCCATAATCTTCCGTATTGGATAAAAGCAACCCAAAAACAACAGCCGCTACTGCTGAGATAGCTCCGATAAAAACCAGCATCCGTATACCGGCCCTAAAACTATCTGCTTTACGTTTCCCACCTATCACCTCCATCAGTAATGCCACTACCAGCAAGCTGACAGGGAAATGCACTACCATGGGATGTAACCTTCCCAGGAATGACCAAAACCAGAAATGGTCACCTGTAGTCCCCTCACCGGCTACTACAGGTGTTACCGCTGTTATGGTCAGCAATATAGTTGCAACCGTCATACAACAATGTTTAAATACACCATGCAGTAGCTTATTCCTGCTTCAGCATAATATTGCGATATTCTACTTTCATGGGTGGCCCAACATGCACCTGTATGCCTAACATTCCTTTCAGCTTTCCATTCACAGTATCCTTGTCCGTTACGTCACTCATTAAAATGCCATTGATATAATGTTGCAAGTGATCTCCTTTCACGATCAGATGACACTCATTCCAATCTTCGCTTTTGATATGGGTTTTTAAGGAATCGATATCTCCTAATGATCCGGTTACGGCAGCGGTTACCCAGGCATTATTCTTGCTTTCGCCCGGTACTTCTGCAGTAGGAGCAGGTATCATCGTTTTTTGTCCGCGATAAGCCAATGTAGTCCTGCCGCGTTCTTCATAATTCTGCCCGGTGTAGTTATTATTACCATCAATATCTGCCTGATATCCCTTCATGGCATGCGGAATACCTTCAAACATTTCACTACGGTAATTAATCCCGCTATTACCATCTTTAGTAATCCGGAACTCTGCCTTAAGTTCAAAATCACCCGGCTGACCACCCTGCCAAACAATAAATGTGTTTGTCTTGAGTGGTTTATCCGGTGTAACCTGCCCTACCAGTTTACCATCTTCTACATGCCAGTAAGTAGTATCCCCTTCCCAGCCATCTAATGTTTTACCATCAAATATTTGTACAAAACCATCTTTGCCTCCTGTATTGCCACTGGATTGACATCCTCCGATCATTAACCCCACTGCTGCTATTGCCAATGGAATATATCTTGAAGCTGCTGTTTTTAACATCCTTATTTTTTTTGTGATAGATTTAATATTAAACACTATTTGCCCTGGGTATCCTTCCAGGTGCCTGAAGCAGCAGAGTCCAGTACTGCCTGACACACCTGCTGTGTTTCGTAGGCTTCTTTGAAAGTAGGTGAGCAAGGAGCTCCTGTTTCCAGGCTTTTCAGAAAATCTGCTACCTGATGTACAAAAGAATGCTCATAACCGATACCTAAACCAGGTACCCACCATTTATCCATGTAAGGCTGATCCCCATCAGTAACATGAATAGAGCGCCAGCCACGCACCGTAGAATCATCTGCATTATCAAAGTATTCCAACCGGTTCAGATCATGCAGGTCCCAGCGGATAGAGGCATTTTCACCATTGATTTCGAAAGTGTATAACGCTTTATGTCCACGGGCATAACGGGTAGATTCAAAAAGTCCCAGGGAACCATTATTAAAATGGCACAGGAAAGCACAAGCATCATCAATATTTACTTTTTCTACTTTACCGGTAAGCTGGTGCATCCTTTCCTTAACAAATGTTTCGGCTACTGCTGATACATTTTTAATGCCTCCGTTGAGCCAGATAGCAGTATCGATACAATGGGAAAGCAGATCTCCCACTACGCCAGACCCTGCCACATCCGCATCCATGCGCCAGAGCCCTTCGCCTCCTTGTGGCAGGTTGGCATTAATAGTCCAGTCCTGCAAAAAGTTAGCACGGTAATGAAAGATCCGACCCAGCTTTCCCGAATCAATGATTTTCTTGGCCAGGGTTACCGCCGGAAGACGACGGTAATTATACCAGATAGTATTTTTAACACCTGCCTTTTCGATGGCATCTACCATCTGTTTGGATTCCTCCAACGTACGGGCTAAAGGCTTTTCGCACAGTACCATCTTGCCTGCCGCTGCTGCAGCGATAGCAATCTCTGCATGCATATCATTGGGCGTACAGATATCCACCGCATCAATATCCTTGCGGGCAATTATTGCTTTCCAATCTGTTTCCACAGATTCATATCCCCATTGTTCTGCGAATGCTTTTACTTTATTTTCACTACGGGAACACACCGCTTTTAATACAGGTGTGTAAGCGAGTTCAGGGAAAAAATTCCTTGCCCTTAAATATCCATTGGAATGTGTTCTGCCCATAAAGCCACATCCTATTAATCCAATATTCAGTTCTTTCTTTTTTGCCATAATTGCTACTGATTAAGGTTGTTGAAAAATAATACCGGTGGTCATGCTATTCAGCTTCATACCAACCATGCATACGGCGCACTTTTATCATCGCTCCAAGGATATCATTCCAGGTTTTAGGCTGTGTCATTACCTCATTAGGGAACATACAGCCGTCCCAACAGATATGCCTGAACGCTTTTGTAAGCGCTCCATTATCGTCGCGCAACCAATGACCGGCATCTTTTGCAATGTCCAGTTTGCCGTTAGGATCAGCTGCAGTGCAATGACGTCCGGTTTTATCATGTGATCCCGTACCATGCACCGTACCATCATTTTGTGCTACGTGGAAATCTATTGTCCATGGACGGAGGGCATGCGTTAATTTTTTAAGCGCTGCCGTCAGTGTCTCCCGGTCATTCCAGTCAAAATCAACCGGCAGTATGCGGTCTTCCGGACTGTTATATCCCAGGAGATACAAAAAGGTGTGGGACATATCCGCCTGAAAACCAATATTAGGACGGTCCACTGCTTCCAGGGTATCTATCATCGCTTTCCAGCTATGCATACCACCCCAGCAGATCTCTCCTTCTGCCG encodes:
- a CDS encoding DUF1549 domain-containing protein, which codes for MTVATILLTITAVTPVVAGEGTTGDHFWFWSFLGRLHPMVVHFPVSLLVVALLMEVIGGKRKADSFRAGIRMLVFIGAISAVAAVVFGLLLSNTEDYGGDTLSIHQWTGIATMVFACITAGGYLKQWRFRKTLLTFTVVGVTIAGHYGAGLTHGEDYLTSVIPGNDSSADTSGAGNFLLAGHTGPLTDVQVQDLNLQVRTIFAHNCNNCHGEAKVKGKLRLDTKAFAMQGGENGVVIVPGDPGKSELMKRILLPKSHKKAMPAKGKSLTKEEVAVLDYWIKQGAPWPEGEQKSVFRVAALEPRTPDLPPATGDLVSPVDRFVNAYFQKHKISWHNLVDDRTYIRRVYLDVTGLLPPVDSIDAFIQNKQPDKRNTLVLNLLNRNNDYAQHWLTFWNDALRNDYSGTGYITGGRSDITKWLYTSLVENKPYNNFVKELISPSNESRGFIRGIEWRGTINSSQRTEMQAAQNVAQVFLGLNLKCASCHNSFVSDWKLEDAYAFANVFSDTTLEINHCDKPTGKMAGRRMLFKELGIIDPNAITKERLKQLADYLVQPKDGRLYRTVVNRVWAQLMGRGIVEPVDVMDNEPWSQDLLDWLAVDFVEKGYDIKQLIYTILTSRTYQLPSAGMKEAGEIVAPNYVFSGMLRRRLTAEQFTDAVSSAIYPVYPDSVVVYPLLPEHVKKEIPFARAALVKNDAFLTALGRPNRETVSTSRSSQASLLQALELTNGVQFNDAIKRGADKWKGMYPDAGVMVKEIYRNALGRLPSPEEQAVSQKALGSTPTTAEIQDFIWAMTLLPEFQLIY
- a CDS encoding 3-keto-disaccharide hydrolase, translated to MLKTAASRYIPLAIAAVGLMIGGCQSSGNTGGKDGFVQIFDGKTLDGWEGDTTYWHVEDGKLVGQVTPDKPLKTNTFIVWQGGQPGDFELKAEFRITKDGNSGINYRSEMFEGIPHAMKGYQADIDGNNNYTGQNYEERGRTTLAYRGQKTMIPAPTAEVPGESKNNAWVTAAVTGSLGDIDSLKTHIKSEDWNECHLIVKGDHLQHYINGILMSDVTDKDTVNGKLKGMLGIQVHVGPPMKVEYRNIMLKQE
- a CDS encoding sugar phosphate isomerase/epimerase family protein — translated: MQENNYPKLHNATWPGIVGKGPDSEPVIGIDTMLQMTAAAEVDGVKFDGIDIGLFSPHYDIDGSADGIKKLADKVGSYQLEIGSIVAPIWPPSGGSAMGSKEDRARFVEQVRKSCQVAKQLKELGIRKGGVVRIDSATGPEAWSKDPAGNTKLIAQTFREACDVAADYGEKLAAEGEICWGGMHSWKAMIDTLEAVDRPNIGFQADMSHTFLYLLGYNSPEDRILPVDFDWNDRETLTAALKKLTHALRPWTIDFHVAQNDGTVHGTGSHDKTGRHCTAADPNGKLDIAKDAGHWLRDDNGALTKAFRHICWDGCMFPNEVMTQPKTWNDILGAMIKVRRMHGWYEAE
- a CDS encoding Gfo/Idh/MocA family protein, with protein sequence MAKKKELNIGLIGCGFMGRTHSNGYLRARNFFPELAYTPVLKAVCSRSENKVKAFAEQWGYESVETDWKAIIARKDIDAVDICTPNDMHAEIAIAAAAAGKMVLCEKPLARTLEESKQMVDAIEKAGVKNTIWYNYRRLPAVTLAKKIIDSGKLGRIFHYRANFLQDWTINANLPQGGEGLWRMDADVAGSGVVGDLLSHCIDTAIWLNGGIKNVSAVAETFVKERMHQLTGKVEKVNIDDACAFLCHFNNGSLGLFESTRYARGHKALYTFEINGENASIRWDLHDLNRLEYFDNADDSTVRGWRSIHVTDGDQPYMDKWWVPGLGIGYEHSFVHQVADFLKSLETGAPCSPTFKEAYETQQVCQAVLDSAASGTWKDTQGK